The DNA region CTCCAGGATCAAGCCCGAGGTGACGTGCCCGCCCGGCTCCACCCAATCCGCCAAACGAGAGGGCATCCCCATATCCTCAATAGCTGCTCGTCGTGATGTAAAAGTCCTTGTACTTGCCGCTGGGCCGCTCGTATCGCACTTCCACGTTCTCCACCGCGGCCTCCTCCGGGCCACGCCAGCACCACCGGATCATGTGCTCGATATCCTGTGGATCTCCCTCGAACACGGCCTCCACCCGGCCGTCCCACAGGTTTCGCACCCATCCGGTCAATCCCAGCTTCCGGGCCATACGCTGCGTCTCGGCCCGGAAGAACACCCCTTGCACATGACCGGAGATGTATACATGCGCTCGCGCCGCGGGCATCATGGGACCTCTCCTCGCGACGGTTCGCCGGCCGAGCAGGCGCAATAAGCCCCGCCCAAGCCGGCGAATGACTCCCGCCATGATGGCACCCCGATCGAGCTTACTGCTTCAGGCGCTCGATGAAATCCTCGATGGGAATCGCCGTCATGGTCATCAACTTGATGCTCCCCCGGGAGGCCATCTCGGCGGATACCCGGGCGACGGTCTCGTTGTCGGGCGCCTCGACGATGTTCACGAAGTCATACGGGCCCAACGTGGCGTACTGGGCGATCACCCTGACCCCCAGCGCCTCCAACTCCTTGTTGACCTCCAGGATGCGCTCCGGATTCCGCTTGATGGTCTTGGCCCCCTCATCGGTGAGGTTGCTCAACATCACATAGGTGCCCATGATCTCCTCCTATAGGCCCCGAGGCCCTCGCTCATTCCACCATGCCCAACGTCCGGGGGAAAAAAACCGCCGCTCCCGCCGTGGGGAGGCCCGGAGGGGCTTCACTTCCGACGAAACCTTTCTTCCGCCCTACACCTCCCCTTGTGGAGCGATAGCCGAGGCACGCCCTGAGGCAGCCCCAGACGCTCGATCACAACTCCCGCACCAGATCGCTCAACGGGCGACGAGGAGTGGGCGCAGGGGATTCGGCAGGGTACCCTACCGGCAAGATGGCGACGGGATGCAGCCCGTCCGGCAGACCCAGGACCCGGATCACCGAGTCGTCATGGAAAGCGCCCACCCACACGGTGCCCAGCCCCAGAGCGACGGCGGCCAACTGCGCGTAAGCGCAGGCGATGGTCGCGTCCTGCACGCAGTACAGTCGTTCCCCGCGCTGTCCATACTTACGGGCAGAGCGAGCAGCGTCGGTGCAGAAGACCAACACCACAGGAGCCTGCGCCACATACGCCTGGTTGTAGCTGGCCTCCGATAGCGCCCGTCGCAGCGCGGCGTCACGCACCACGAAGACCTGATAGGCCTGCAAGTTTCCGGCGGAGGGCGCCGCGTTGACGGCCTCCAGGATGCGCTGCAACGCATCCTCCGGCACCGGCCGGTCCTGGTATGCGCGAATGGAACGGCGTTGTCGTATGCATTCGAAGATATCCATGTCCTCTCTCCGCGTGGATCTCCAGGCTCAATCGCTGGGCGTCTCACATCTTATAACCGATCTGACGAAGGAGATTCTTGCGCCAGGTCACGTCCTCTTCCGTCTCGACTCCCTTGGTCTTGATCCCATCGATCACCCCGAGGATGCCGCGTCCCTGCTCGGTCTCGGCGATGATCACCTCGACGGGATTGGCGGTGGCGCAGAAGATACGACACACCTCGGGCACCATCTTGATGGCGTTCAGAACGTTGATGGGATAGAAGTTACGCATGAAGATGATGAAGCTATGCCCGGCGGAGAGGGCCAGGGCGTTCTTCTTGGCCAGCTCCACCAGTTCCTCATCGGTGCCCGCGGCGCGCACCAGCGCGGGGCCGGATGACTCACAAAACGCCAGGCCAAACTGGGCGCCGGGGACCGTGCCCACGATGGCCTCGTAGATGTCCTCCACGGTCTTGATGAAGTGGCTTTGTCCCAGGATGAAGTTCATGTCGTCCGGCTTCTCGATGCGTACGGTCTTCAGTTCCATGGCCTCCTCCTGTGAGAACAAGATACGCTCGGTTAAGCCTCCACGTCCGAACGCGGGCAACAAACGGCCCACTCAATTCTAACATAGAAAGGAATCAGGTGGGAACCAGATGCGGAGAACGGCAGTGCATCCTTTTCGTTGGAAATACAACGGGGAGCTTTAGAGCGTGTCTGAAAATTTACCGGCACGATGTTCTGAGGGGGTCTCCCTCAACGACCAGCTCCACAGGGGGAGGTGTGGAGGGAACCTCCCCTCCACGGAAATCCCACTTTCCCGGCCTGTACCTGCCTTCCTCATTTTTCAGACACACTCTTAGCGGGTCTATGGCTCGGGCGGGAGATAATCCAGCGGGTTCACCCGCTTTCCGTTCACCCGGATCTCAAAGTGGACATGCGGCCCCGTGCTGCGACCGGTGCTGCCCACCTCGCCGATGAGCTGCCCGCGCTTCACCCGATCCCCTTCATGTACCCAGGCGCCCTTCAAATGGCTGTAGAGGGTCACCAGGCCATCGCCGTGATGAATGATGACAGTGTATCCATAGCCAGTCCTGGCCCAGGCGGCATGGGTGACCACCCCGCCGAGCGCGGCATACACCGGCGCGCCGTAGATCGATCCGATGTCGATCGCCCGATGCCGGGCGGAGTATCCCTGCGTCAGGCGCCCCACCAGCGGCCAGGCGAACGCATAGCCCGGCGCCGGGCTCGGTTTGCGCAGCCAACGGGTGAGATCCTTCCGTCCGTTGGGGATGAACAATCGCTGGCCGGGGACGAGCTCGTAGGGCTCGCTCAGGCGGTTCAACGGCTCGGCCGTGATATCCACCGGCGCCACCCCCCACGCCTTGGCGATGGACTCCAGCGTATCGCCGGGCCGAACCGTGTATAGCGCCCCTCGACGCGGCGGGATCAAGATCTCCTGCCCCGCCCAGATACGATCCGGATTGCGCTCGATCTCCGGGTTGCACCAGCGCAACGTGTCCACATCCAGGCCGAACTTATGCGCGACGCTCCACAGCGTGTCGCCGGGCTGAAGGGTGTACGTGATGATCTTGCGACGCGCGGCCGCCCCCAACGCCTCCTGAAGCTTCGGTCCCCGGGACAGCGACAGGAGATCATCCACGGGGAACGAGCCGGAGCGTCCCATCACCTCACTCGCCTCCGCACGCGAGCGCGGCGCGCCCGCGCTCGCCAGGGAGGCTCCACCTCCCACCGGCGTCTCCGTAAACGGCGCCATGGCCGCGCTCGTCGGGACAGGCGCGATCAAAGACGCACACAGCCCGGCGATGACGAGCAGGCTTATCCGCCACAGGACACGATAGGATCGACGCACCGATTCGCTCCTTCGGCCCGAAGGCCCAACCCTACGCGGCATCCTACCACATGCACGTGAGCGAAGCAAAACCCCTCAGGGCGGTAACTGCACAGAGTTACAGAAACGATCAGAGGAACCCTATGAGAGCATAACGGGCCAGGCTCCCACGCCCGGCTCGTGACAGCATGGGAGCCGCCACCGCATGGTGGATCAACCTGACCTTACCCGCAACTTCCCCATGACCGACACCGTTGTGAACAGGTCTCAGGGCGCCTCCAGGCCATGTCGCTCCAGCAACGCCGTATCCGCCAGCAGCTCCGCTGTCGGCCCGTCCGCCATCACCCGGCCCTCGTCCAGGATGACCATGCGCGGGAACAGGTCCCGCACCAGGTGCATGTCGTGCGTGGAGACCAGCATGGTGATGGGCAACGAGCGCAACAGGTTGATGAGCCCCCGCCGGGCTCTCGGATCCAGCCCGGCCGACGGCTCGTCCAGCACCAGGATGCGGGGATCCATGGACAGCACCGTGGCGATGGCGATCC from Chloroflexota bacterium includes:
- a CDS encoding peptidoglycan DD-metalloendopeptidase family protein, which translates into the protein MRRSYRVLWRISLLVIAGLCASLIAPVPTSAAMAPFTETPVGGGASLASAGAPRSRAEASEVMGRSGSFPVDDLLSLSRGPKLQEALGAAARRKIITYTLQPGDTLWSVAHKFGLDVDTLRWCNPEIERNPDRIWAGQEILIPPRRGALYTVRPGDTLESIAKAWGVAPVDITAEPLNRLSEPYELVPGQRLFIPNGRKDLTRWLRKPSPAPGYAFAWPLVGRLTQGYSARHRAIDIGSIYGAPVYAALGGVVTHAAWARTGYGYTVIIHHGDGLVTLYSHLKGAWVHEGDRVKRGQLIGEVGSTGRSTGPHVHFEIRVNGKRVNPLDYLPPEP
- a CDS encoding GYD domain-containing protein — encoded protein: MGTYVMLSNLTDEGAKTIKRNPERILEVNKELEALGVRVIAQYATLGPYDFVNIVEAPDNETVARVSAEMASRGSIKLMTMTAIPIEDFIERLKQ
- a CDS encoding nitroreductase, translating into MDIFECIRQRRSIRAYQDRPVPEDALQRILEAVNAAPSAGNLQAYQVFVVRDAALRRALSEASYNQAYVAQAPVVLVFCTDAARSARKYGQRGERLYCVQDATIACAYAQLAAVALGLGTVWVGAFHDDSVIRVLGLPDGLHPVAILPVGYPAESPAPTPRRPLSDLVREL
- a CDS encoding acylphosphatase → MPAARAHVYISGHVQGVFFRAETQRMARKLGLTGWVRNLWDGRVEAVFEGDPQDIEHMIRWCWRGPEEAAVENVEVRYERPSGKYKDFYITTSSY